The following proteins come from a genomic window of Malus sylvestris chromosome 4, drMalSylv7.2, whole genome shotgun sequence:
- the LOC126619141 gene encoding probable LRR receptor-like serine/threonine-protein kinase At3g47570, with protein TSFFLFDSLSQPPIAPIPNLCSHLSVAALHPSPLHLSSGKDFKSLVFEFMANGSLDSMLYPRYEEESLSKIMSFMQRLNIAIDVASALDYLHHHCETTIVHCDLKPSNVLLDEDMVAHVGDFGLARFLFETSNDPSFSQTMSSQLKGSIGYIPPEYGTGGQVSILGDVYSYGILLLEMFTGKRPTDDMFKGGLSIYQFVAMTLPDHVMDVDHSIILDLETDGDVNNDIVRERTPSRCNNGGSVKAKKLKECLVSVMQIGLSCCATSPRKWMLMDAVVRKMSTIRDMYLKV; from the exons ACTTCTTTCTTTCTATTCGATTCTCTCAGTCAGCCCCCAATCGCGCCAATCCCAAATTTGTGCTCGCATCTCTCAGTAGCAGCCCTTCATCCGAGTCCTCTCCATCTATCTTCG GGCAAGGACTTCAAAAGTCTAGTTTTCGAGTTCATGGCAAATGGAAGTCTAGACTCAATGTTGTATCCAAGATATGAGGAGGAATCTCTAAGCAAAATAATGAGTTTTATGCAAAGATTGAACATCGCCATTGATGTTGCTTCTGCGTTAGATTATCTCCACCACCATTGTGAAACGACCATTGTTCATTGTGATCTAAAGCCGAGCAACGTACTACTTGATGAAGATATGGTAGCCCATGTtggggattttggtttggcAAGGTTCCTCTTCGAAACATCAAATGATCCCTCCTTCAGTCAAACAATGTCATCTCAGCTAAAGGGTTCTATAGGCTACATTCCTCCAG AGTACGGCACAGGAGGCCAAGTTTCCATACTTGGAGATGTTTACAGTTATGGGATACTATTGCTGGAAATGTTCACAGGGAAAAGACCTACCGATGACATGTTTAAAGGCGGTCTAAGCATTTACCAATTTGTAGCCATGACTTTGCCTGACCATGTCATGGACGTTGACCATTCAATTATCCTCGACCTCGAAACAGATGGTGATGTCAACAATGACATAGTGCGAGAACGAACTCCATCCAGATGTAACAATGGTGGCTCggtgaaagcaaagaaattaaAGGAATGCTTGGTTTCAGTGATGCAGATAGGACTCTCTTGTTGTGCAACGTCACCAAGGAAGTGGATGCTGATGGACGCGGTTGTCAGAAAAATGAGCACAATCAGAGACATGTACCTCAAAGTTTAA